One genomic window of Cheilinus undulatus linkage group 7, ASM1832078v1, whole genome shotgun sequence includes the following:
- the LOC121512686 gene encoding claudin-19, which translates to MASSGLQLLGFFLSLIGLAATVAATIMVEWKKQSQGKTYRIYEGLWMSCSGNERTTCELHQSLLKLPNEVQATRAVMLLSILLSAVALLVSTVGMKCTHFMDGKPDSKSLTAMIGGMLFIVSGLLTVVITSWYVSMIVETFHESHRLESFEFGKAVFVSWAGGLLTIAGGAFLSCRRCSRTRSAESISGNHLLSTSSNPKSNYV; encoded by the exons ATGGCCAGCTCGGGGCTGCAGCTTCTCGGTTTCTTCCTCTCACTGATTGGCCTCGCTGCCACCGTCGCCGCTACCATCATGGTTGAATGGAAGAAACAGTCTCAGGGTAAAACGTACCGCATCTACGAAGGCCTTTGGATGAGCTGCAGTGGCAACGAGAGAACAACCTGTGAACTCCACCAGTCCCTCCTCAAGCTGCCAA ATGAGGTTCAGGCTACCCGGGCCGTGATGCTGCTCAGCATCTTGCTCTCAGCTGTGGCTCTGCTGgtctccacagtggggatgaagTGCACACATTTCATGGATGGAAAGCCTGACAGCAAATCCCTCACAGCCATGATCGGAGGAATGTTGTTCATTGTTTCAG GTCTATTGACTGTTGTCATAACCTCCTGGTATGTCAGCATGATTGTAGAGACCTTCCATGAATCCCACCGCCTGGAAAG ctttGAGTTTGGTAAAGCAGTGTTTGTCAGCTGGGCTGGCGGCCTCCTCACAATAGCCGGCGGTGCTTTCCTGAGCTGTCGGAGGTGCTCCCGGACCAGGTCGGCTGAGTCAATTAGTGGGAACCACCTTCTCTCCACCAGCAGTAACCCCAAATCCAACTACGTCTAG